In Dysgonomonadaceae bacterium zrk40, one genomic interval encodes:
- a CDS encoding CusA/CzcA family heavy metal efflux RND transporter: MLEKIIEFSIRSKLIVILFTLTVAAFGIYAVLNIPVGAVPDITNNQVQVITTSGNLSTQEIEQYITTPVEMEMANLPGVQEIRSVSKFGISLVTIVFDESMGAYLPRQLIAEKIKSAAANIPEGFGTPEMGPITTGLGEIYQYTLDVEEGFEDHYSATDLRTIQDWVVRRRLSGIPGVVEINSWGGYLKQYEVSVDPTRLIATGVTLMELFNALEANNSISGGSYIEKTNQSYFIRGDGQVRSIEDIEQIVVKNEGSVPILIGQIASVRFGHANRYGAITANGEGETILGQVMMLKDADSKKVINEVRKRVEEIGHNLPEGITINPIVDRSELVAKTSLTVVENLLLGAFIVMLTVLLLLGNIRSALVITSIIPLALLFTISMMYIFGIDANLMSLGALDFGIIIDGAVIIAEYIVLQISVRRVELEGSSGDERRGVMDSIAYAGAAKMMKSAIFGQVIILIVFIPVLSLSGVEGKMFKPMALSFCFAIIGAMIMGLTWLPVASSLFLRPVRPGRRNLSDRFMELAHRAYTPVISWATNHKRTVLGAALLSLLLTLFLFTRIGGEFVPTLDEGDFVIQPVLKTGTSLSKTIELTTRMEQILTREFPEVDKIVSRIGAAEVPTDPMSMEEIDMIIKLKPRKSWTSASSKEELADRFKEALSVIPGIEYEFTQPIEMRFNELITGVRSDIAVKIFGDDLDYIDRKANEIKTLIEEIPGAGDVILEKTAGLPQIKIDYDRAKIAYYGVDIRTLNSYLAAAFGGEAAGVVFEGERRFDLVVRFDTLHRRDIDDIVRLNVPLPNGQQIPLSELADIQYAEGPARISRENTHRRVVVSVNVRNRDLQSVVNDIQTVIEEQVTLRPGVYITYGGQFENLQNATRRLMVAVPVALLLIFIFLHFAFKSLKDAVMIFTAIPLATVGGVFLLWLRGMPFSVSAGIGFIALFGIAVLNGIVLIEHLKELREEGGMSLRELVIRGTKDRLRPVMLTAGAAAMGFLPMALSTGAGAEVQRPLATVVIGGLFTSTMLTLIALPLMFEIFSNVSGVKFFPFRLIRKKTITLLLLLLLPLAGITAQESGGENEITLDEAIAIALRHNKSVKAYALQSEALEVLTGSVEAFDKTTLTYGTDQNNIALNNYPLHVVGVSQNFLFPSLYRAEREVKRVERNLSVDELSIRQEELIREVSMGYLGLQVLQEKKRIYAGIDSLYREIFRGATLKNRSGMISNLDLLNISARQQQLDQQLRGLDYQLDDALQQLRRLMGTDTLFVVSPEIQELPLTHREVESTPFYRWLLNREALSRANVGVEQKKLLPDISLNYFLGTNFHDHSRYYHGFEAGISIPLFFGPQRSKIKASRITADATRNFTEYEIRRMRDKQKELMNAHLKFRDRLDYYNEEGSRLYDEITRTARLSFDAGEIDFFRFTASMETALQIKLEYLDNLQDYNRVTLMLNYLSEQ, encoded by the coding sequence ATGCTTGAAAAAATTATTGAATTCAGCATCCGGAGTAAATTGATCGTTATTCTCTTTACCCTCACTGTGGCTGCTTTCGGGATCTATGCAGTGCTCAACATCCCCGTGGGAGCGGTGCCCGACATCACCAACAACCAGGTGCAGGTGATCACCACCTCCGGCAATCTCTCCACGCAGGAGATCGAGCAGTATATCACTACACCGGTGGAGATGGAGATGGCCAACCTGCCGGGCGTGCAGGAGATACGATCCGTTTCCAAGTTCGGCATCTCGCTGGTGACCATCGTCTTCGATGAGTCCATGGGGGCCTACCTGCCGCGGCAGCTGATTGCCGAGAAGATAAAGAGTGCCGCTGCCAATATCCCCGAGGGATTTGGTACACCCGAAATGGGGCCAATCACTACAGGACTGGGTGAGATCTATCAGTACACGCTCGATGTGGAAGAGGGGTTTGAGGATCATTACAGTGCTACCGATCTGCGCACCATTCAGGACTGGGTGGTGAGACGACGACTCTCCGGCATCCCCGGGGTGGTGGAAATCAACAGCTGGGGCGGTTACCTGAAACAATACGAGGTGTCGGTCGATCCCACAAGACTGATAGCCACAGGTGTCACGCTGATGGAGCTCTTCAACGCCCTGGAGGCGAACAACAGCATATCGGGCGGATCCTATATTGAGAAAACCAACCAGAGTTACTTCATCAGGGGTGATGGGCAGGTGCGCTCGATAGAGGATATTGAGCAAATCGTGGTGAAGAACGAGGGCAGTGTCCCCATCCTGATTGGGCAGATAGCTTCGGTGCGCTTCGGGCATGCCAACCGGTATGGTGCCATCACGGCCAACGGGGAGGGAGAGACCATTCTGGGGCAGGTGATGATGCTCAAGGATGCGGACTCGAAAAAGGTGATCAACGAAGTGAGGAAGCGTGTGGAGGAGATAGGCCACAACCTGCCTGAGGGGATCACGATCAACCCCATTGTCGACAGAAGCGAACTGGTGGCGAAGACCTCCCTGACCGTGGTGGAGAACCTGCTGCTGGGTGCCTTTATCGTCATGCTTACCGTACTGCTCCTGCTGGGCAACATCCGCTCAGCGCTGGTCATCACTTCCATCATCCCGCTGGCTTTACTCTTTACCATCTCCATGATGTATATCTTCGGTATCGATGCCAACCTGATGAGCCTGGGCGCCCTCGACTTCGGGATCATCATCGACGGGGCGGTCATCATTGCAGAATACATCGTGCTGCAGATCTCGGTACGCCGTGTTGAACTGGAAGGCAGTAGCGGTGATGAGCGCAGGGGTGTCATGGATTCTATCGCTTACGCCGGTGCCGCGAAGATGATGAAGTCGGCAATCTTCGGTCAGGTCATCATCCTCATTGTCTTCATCCCGGTGCTCTCCCTGAGTGGTGTGGAGGGTAAGATGTTCAAGCCGATGGCACTCTCCTTCTGTTTTGCCATCATCGGGGCAATGATCATGGGACTCACCTGGCTCCCGGTGGCTTCCTCTCTCTTTTTGCGACCGGTACGCCCCGGCAGGCGTAATCTCTCCGACAGGTTTATGGAACTAGCCCACCGCGCCTACACGCCGGTGATAAGCTGGGCCACCAACCACAAGAGAACGGTGCTTGGGGCGGCACTGCTCTCACTGCTGCTCACCCTCTTCCTCTTCACCCGCATAGGGGGCGAGTTTGTGCCCACGCTCGACGAGGGTGACTTTGTGATACAGCCTGTGTTGAAGACAGGTACCTCTCTCTCCAAAACCATTGAACTGACCACCCGGATGGAGCAGATCCTGACCCGTGAGTTCCCCGAGGTGGATAAAATTGTTAGCCGCATTGGTGCCGCCGAGGTGCCCACCGACCCGATGTCGATGGAGGAGATCGATATGATCATCAAGCTGAAACCACGTAAGAGCTGGACCAGTGCCAGCAGCAAGGAGGAGCTGGCCGACAGGTTCAAAGAAGCGCTCAGCGTCATCCCGGGCATCGAGTATGAGTTCACGCAGCCCATCGAAATGCGCTTCAACGAACTGATTACCGGTGTCCGTTCCGATATCGCGGTAAAGATATTTGGTGACGACCTGGACTATATAGACCGCAAGGCAAATGAGATCAAGACACTGATCGAAGAGATCCCCGGTGCAGGTGATGTGATCCTGGAGAAGACCGCCGGTCTGCCTCAGATAAAAATAGACTATGACCGTGCTAAAATCGCCTATTACGGGGTGGATATCCGCACGCTGAACAGCTACCTCGCTGCTGCCTTTGGCGGCGAAGCGGCGGGCGTGGTCTTCGAGGGGGAGAGGCGGTTCGACCTTGTGGTCCGTTTCGACACGCTCCACCGCAGGGATATCGATGACATCGTTCGGTTGAATGTGCCCCTCCCGAATGGTCAGCAAATCCCTCTGTCAGAGTTGGCCGATATTCAGTATGCGGAGGGGCCTGCCAGAATCTCGAGAGAGAACACGCACCGAAGGGTGGTGGTCAGCGTCAACGTGCGAAACAGAGACCTACAGTCGGTGGTGAATGATATACAGACGGTGATTGAAGAGCAGGTAACCCTGCGGCCGGGCGTCTACATCACTTACGGAGGCCAGTTTGAGAATCTCCAGAATGCAACAAGACGATTGATGGTGGCTGTCCCGGTGGCCCTGCTGCTGATCTTTATCTTCCTGCACTTTGCCTTTAAATCGCTGAAAGATGCCGTGATGATCTTCACCGCCATACCCCTTGCAACGGTGGGTGGGGTGTTTCTGCTCTGGTTGCGCGGGATGCCTTTCAGCGTGTCGGCAGGAATCGGCTTCATCGCCCTGTTCGGAATTGCCGTGTTGAACGGGATCGTGCTGATTGAACATCTGAAAGAGCTGAGAGAGGAGGGGGGTATGTCGTTGCGCGAGCTGGTAATCCGTGGCACCAAAGACCGGTTGCGCCCGGTCATGTTAACTGCCGGGGCGGCTGCGATGGGCTTCTTGCCGATGGCCCTCTCCACGGGTGCCGGGGCTGAGGTACAACGGCCGCTTGCGACCGTTGTCATCGGAGGGCTTTTCACCTCCACCATGCTGACGCTGATCGCCTTGCCGCTGATGTTCGAGATCTTCTCCAATGTCAGTGGGGTGAAGTTCTTCCCGTTCCGCCTGATCCGCAAAAAAACAATTACCCTGCTGCTGTTGCTGTTGCTCCCTCTTGCAGGCATCACCGCGCAGGAGAGTGGAGGGGAGAATGAGATTACCCTCGATGAGGCGATTGCCATTGCCCTCCGTCACAACAAATCAGTGAAAGCCTATGCGCTGCAGTCTGAAGCGCTGGAGGTGCTGACCGGATCGGTAGAGGCTTTCGACAAGACAACCCTGACCTACGGTACCGACCAGAACAACATCGCCCTGAACAACTATCCCCTTCATGTGGTGGGGGTGTCGCAGAACTTCCTTTTTCCTTCCCTCTACAGGGCCGAACGGGAGGTGAAACGGGTGGAACGGAATCTCTCAGTTGATGAGCTCTCTATCCGGCAGGAGGAGCTGATCAGGGAGGTTTCCATGGGATACCTCGGTTTGCAGGTGCTGCAGGAGAAGAAGAGGATCTATGCCGGCATCGACAGTCTCTACAGGGAGATTTTCCGGGGTGCAACCCTCAAAAACCGTTCCGGTATGATCAGCAACCTGGATTTGCTTAACATCAGCGCCAGACAACAGCAACTCGATCAACAGCTGCGGGGGCTGGATTACCAGCTTGATGATGCCCTGCAGCAACTCAGGCGGCTGATGGGGACCGACACCCTGTTCGTGGTCTCCCCGGAGATACAGGAGCTGCCTCTCACCCACAGGGAGGTGGAATCAACCCCTTTCTATCGCTGGTTACTCAACAGGGAAGCGCTCAGCAGGGCCAATGTGGGTGTGGAGCAGAAGAAGCTGTTGCCCGATATCTCACTAAACTATTTCCTGGGAACCAATTTTCACGACCACTCCCGTTATTACCACGGATTTGAAGCCGGCATCTCCATCCCTCTCTTTTTCGGCCCACAGAGGTCCAAGATCAAAGCTTCCCGGATCACAGCCGATGCAACACGCAATTTCACGGAATATGAGATCAGGCGGATGAGGGATAAACAAAAGGAATTGATGAATGCCCATCTGAAATTCCGTGATCGGCTTGACTACTACAACGAGGAGGGAAGTCGCCTCTACGATGAAATAACACGCACTGCCCGCCTCAGTTTTGATGCCGGCGAGATCGATTTCTTCCGGTTTACTGCAAGCATGGAGACTGCGCTGCAGATCAAACTGGAATACCTGGACAACCTGCAGGATTACAACCGTGTAACACTAATGTTGAATTATCTGTCTGAACAATGA
- a CDS encoding efflux RND transporter periplasmic adaptor subunit, with protein sequence MKTTTSFLSLFCIGLILLTACVTQKEPDREDPGRVVITDQQFASDRMQLGQADTILFEKIVKCNGEVVPLPEGMAVISAPVGGIIQRISCRSGQSVKKGQPLLEIGGNEVIDIQTQFAEAAAQYRRLQIEHQRLQSLYEEQVTSEKEFMLADSEFKRSQVQYRGLKMKMEAMGLQADKIEGGTLYESYQIVSPVTGNISSMGVHLGSYMEPQSELLEIVDPGRLQLKLSLFASTVASLQRGQVVRYRTAHSDEVYGAVIHAIGVAVDAETKAVSCYASLTEPTPVNPVANEFVQAEVIAASETVAALPDEALLQTEAGYVVLALEKQEEGRYLFQPVEVSVGRRQGGFTEILSGLTHRQILTKGAYNIHLE encoded by the coding sequence ATGAAAACAACGACATCTTTTTTATCTCTTTTTTGCATAGGGCTTATTCTGCTCACTGCCTGTGTCACGCAGAAGGAGCCGGACAGAGAGGACCCGGGGAGGGTGGTAATCACCGACCAGCAGTTTGCCAGTGACCGGATGCAACTCGGGCAGGCTGATACAATCCTGTTCGAAAAGATTGTCAAATGCAATGGAGAAGTGGTACCTTTGCCTGAAGGGATGGCAGTAATAAGTGCTCCGGTGGGAGGAATCATTCAACGTATCTCCTGCAGGAGCGGTCAGTCGGTGAAAAAAGGTCAACCGTTGCTGGAGATCGGGGGGAATGAAGTGATCGATATCCAGACACAGTTTGCCGAGGCTGCTGCTCAATACAGACGGTTGCAGATCGAACATCAGCGACTTCAGTCGCTTTATGAGGAGCAGGTCACCTCCGAAAAGGAGTTCATGCTGGCTGACAGTGAGTTTAAGCGGTCACAGGTGCAATATCGTGGATTGAAAATGAAGATGGAGGCGATGGGGCTCCAGGCCGATAAGATTGAAGGTGGCACATTGTATGAATCCTACCAGATCGTCTCCCCCGTCACCGGAAACATTTCTTCGATGGGGGTTCACCTTGGCAGCTACATGGAGCCACAGAGCGAGCTGCTCGAAATAGTTGATCCGGGTAGGCTGCAGTTGAAGCTCTCACTATTTGCTTCCACTGTTGCCTCACTGCAGCGCGGTCAGGTCGTTCGTTATCGAACCGCTCATTCTGATGAGGTGTACGGGGCGGTGATTCACGCCATCGGGGTTGCCGTTGATGCAGAGACAAAAGCTGTTTCCTGTTATGCCTCGCTTACCGAACCCACACCGGTGAATCCGGTGGCCAACGAGTTTGTGCAAGCCGAAGTGATTGCTGCGAGTGAGACGGTTGCCGCACTGCCCGACGAGGCGCTCCTTCAGACCGAGGCCGGTTACGTGGTGCTGGCACTGGAGAAACAGGAGGAGGGCCGCTATCTGTTTCAACCGGTGGAGGTATCGGTCGGGAGGCGACAGGGTGGATTCACGGAGATTCTCTCGGGCCTCACCCATCGGCAGATTCTCACAAAGGGAGCATACAACATTCATCTGGAATAA
- a CDS encoding AMP-binding protein has product MGKTIIALLQETVEKYGERSFLYEARNGTDYTSLTFREVQEQSIRFAAGLMALGLGAGERVSLISEGKNNWVLGELGVLHAGAVCVPLSVKLETVQDITFRVNHSDSVMVLASDQQIAKLRPMKELFTTVKRYILLDPVDEVADDEIYFDKVLELGDALLTADRKQVEERMAAVEPDSLANISYTSGTTANPKGIMLSHDNYVCNVEQAVDHLNGIPSYFRTLLILPWDHSFGHTAGIYAFMKCGAAIASVAAGKSAMEILRNVPKSMKAINPHLLMSVPALASNFRKNIEAGIEKQGKTAWRLFRQGLKVAYAYNGDGYNRGRGKRALLKPLVAFYDRMIFSKIRQSFASNLEYFIGGGALLDIELQRFFYAIGIPMYQGYGLSEASPIISANSAQAHKLGSSGKTMPRMKIRIGDEAMNPLPVGEKGEILIRGGNVMKGYWKNPEATAETIVDGWLRTGDMGYLDSDDYLYVLGRTKSLLISNDGEKFSPEGIEESIMAQSEYIDQCVLHNNQSPYTTALLTLNREALKRRTSDPTEAARIIAGEIAAYMKGGKHDGLFPYRWIPSAFAVIEEPFSEKNGMVNSTMKIVKHKVYENYADRIAELHTAEGKKPDSDNNLNVLKRLLG; this is encoded by the coding sequence ATGGGAAAAACAATCATCGCACTGCTGCAGGAGACAGTGGAGAAATATGGAGAGCGCTCTTTCCTTTATGAAGCGCGCAACGGGACAGATTACACATCACTTACCTTCAGGGAAGTACAGGAACAATCGATCCGCTTCGCGGCGGGCCTGATGGCATTGGGCCTCGGTGCAGGTGAGCGGGTGTCGCTCATCTCGGAGGGGAAGAACAACTGGGTGCTGGGTGAACTGGGTGTGCTCCACGCCGGGGCTGTCTGCGTGCCGCTCTCGGTGAAGCTGGAGACGGTGCAGGACATCACTTTCCGTGTCAACCACTCCGACTCGGTGATGGTGCTGGCTTCCGACCAGCAGATCGCGAAGCTGCGGCCCATGAAGGAGCTGTTCACCACGGTGAAACGCTACATCCTGCTCGATCCGGTCGATGAGGTTGCGGACGATGAGATCTATTTCGACAAGGTACTGGAATTGGGCGATGCCCTGCTCACCGCCGACAGGAAACAGGTGGAGGAAAGGATGGCCGCGGTAGAGCCCGACAGCCTCGCCAACATCTCCTACACCTCCGGCACCACGGCCAACCCCAAGGGGATCATGCTGTCGCACGACAATTATGTCTGCAATGTGGAGCAGGCGGTGGACCACCTCAACGGCATCCCTTCTTATTTCCGTACGTTACTGATCCTGCCGTGGGATCACTCCTTCGGACATACAGCCGGCATCTATGCCTTCATGAAATGCGGTGCCGCCATCGCCTCGGTGGCAGCCGGCAAGAGTGCCATGGAGATACTGCGCAACGTGCCCAAGAGCATGAAGGCGATCAACCCCCACCTGCTGATGAGCGTGCCGGCGCTGGCCTCCAACTTCCGGAAGAACATCGAGGCGGGGATCGAGAAGCAGGGCAAAACCGCCTGGCGTCTATTCCGCCAGGGACTGAAGGTGGCCTATGCCTACAACGGCGATGGGTACAACCGCGGTCGTGGCAAGCGGGCACTGCTGAAACCGCTGGTCGCCTTCTACGACAGGATGATCTTCTCGAAGATCCGACAGAGTTTCGCCAGCAACCTGGAGTACTTCATCGGAGGTGGTGCCCTGCTCGACATCGAGCTACAACGTTTCTTCTATGCCATCGGCATACCCATGTACCAGGGCTACGGCCTCTCGGAGGCATCGCCCATCATCTCCGCCAACTCTGCGCAGGCCCATAAGCTGGGCTCCTCGGGCAAAACCATGCCGCGCATGAAGATTCGCATCGGCGACGAGGCGATGAACCCGCTGCCGGTGGGTGAGAAGGGTGAGATCCTGATCAGGGGAGGCAACGTGATGAAGGGCTACTGGAAGAATCCTGAGGCGACGGCAGAAACCATCGTCGACGGCTGGCTCCGCACCGGTGACATGGGTTACCTCGACAGCGACGACTACCTCTATGTGCTGGGACGCACCAAGTCGCTGTTGATCAGCAACGATGGCGAGAAGTTCTCACCCGAGGGGATAGAGGAGTCGATCATGGCCCAGTCGGAGTACATCGACCAGTGCGTGCTGCACAACAACCAGAGCCCCTACACCACGGCGCTGCTGACCCTCAACCGGGAGGCGCTGAAACGGCGCACCTCCGATCCGACAGAGGCGGCACGCATCATCGCCGGTGAGATCGCGGCCTATATGAAGGGTGGAAAGCACGATGGCCTTTTCCCCTACCGCTGGATTCCCTCCGCCTTCGCGGTGATCGAGGAGCCGTTTAGCGAGAAAAACGGGATGGTCAACTCCACCATGAAGATCGTGAAGCACAAGGTGTATGAGAACTATGCCGACCGGATTGCAGAACTGCATACGGCAGAAGGGAAGAAGCCCGACTCAGATAATAACCTCAACGTATTGAAGCGGTTGTTGGGATAA
- the feoB gene encoding ferrous iron transport protein B → MRLSELKTGQKAYITRVNGSGAFRKRILEMGFVRGEEVRSILNAPLKDPIKYEIMEYEVSLRRSEAVMVEVSVLASDALARTDDDGMLTEVEQSQNGYHPAYSHNGNNNGSLETEKNIRVAMIGNPNAGKTSIFNLASGAHEHVGNYSGVTVNSKEGTLTHQGYTFTLTDLPGTYSLSAYTPEELFVRKHILEEKPDVIINVVSASALERNLYLTTELIDLEVPVVIALNMYDELEQSGRTFDHKTFSELINTPMVPTVGKRGEGIPQLLEEVIAVYRQKEYKYVQIPYGRVPEKSIAIMERELSVTEATRWKVPLRYLSIKLLEGDKDVERQVRQLREQEKILARRDKERAYMEKLLREDPESAFTNARYGFIAGGLKETLSEKTQFADSTKLIDTLVTHKYLGFPLFFVFLWLMFEATFRLGGYPMAAIEWLVEQLGNLVRGNMAEGPLKDLIVDGVIGGVGGVIVFLPNIVILYLFIAFMEDSGYMARAAFIMDKVMHRIGLHGKSFIPLIMGFGCNVPAIMATRTIESRSSRMITMFIVPFMSCSARLPVYILFVSAFFPSSGSLILLGLYAFGILIAALTARLFRDTLFKEEETPFVMELPPYRMPTLKSVTTHMWDRSRQYLQKMGGPILIGSIIIWFLGYFPHNKEREAAFDGQIAQAEMQHAAGSINEEELEVKISEIEHNRNTEHQVNSYIGQIGHFMEPVMRPLGFDWKISVSLLSGMAAKEIVISTMGVLYTGDSEDQQSLKERLQSESYADGTPVFTPLVIAGFLLFVLIYFPCIATIVAIKEESHSWGWALFSVFYSTGLAWLVAFLVFQVGSLFV, encoded by the coding sequence ATGCGTCTCTCAGAACTTAAAACCGGACAAAAAGCCTATATCACCAGGGTGAATGGCAGCGGCGCTTTCCGCAAGCGGATCCTCGAGATGGGATTCGTTAGGGGGGAGGAGGTACGTTCCATCCTGAATGCCCCGCTGAAGGATCCCATCAAATATGAGATCATGGAGTATGAGGTCTCCCTGCGCCGCAGCGAAGCGGTGATGGTGGAGGTATCGGTACTGGCCTCGGACGCACTTGCAAGAACAGATGATGATGGAATGCTCACAGAAGTGGAGCAATCGCAGAACGGATATCATCCGGCATATTCACACAACGGAAACAACAACGGCAGTCTCGAAACAGAGAAGAACATCCGGGTAGCCATGATAGGCAACCCCAATGCGGGGAAAACCTCCATCTTCAACCTCGCTTCCGGGGCACACGAGCATGTGGGCAACTACAGCGGTGTCACCGTCAACTCGAAGGAGGGAACGCTGACTCACCAAGGATACACCTTCACACTGACCGACCTGCCAGGCACCTACTCCCTTTCGGCCTACACCCCCGAAGAACTCTTCGTGCGCAAGCATATCCTGGAAGAGAAACCGGACGTGATCATCAACGTGGTCTCCGCCTCAGCGCTGGAGCGCAACCTCTACCTCACCACCGAGCTGATCGACCTGGAGGTGCCGGTAGTGATCGCCCTCAACATGTACGATGAGCTGGAACAGAGCGGTCGCACTTTCGACCATAAGACCTTCTCCGAACTGATCAACACACCGATGGTGCCTACGGTCGGTAAAAGAGGTGAAGGGATCCCACAACTGCTGGAGGAGGTGATTGCGGTGTACCGGCAAAAAGAGTACAAGTATGTGCAGATACCCTATGGACGGGTGCCGGAGAAATCGATCGCCATCATGGAGCGGGAGCTGTCGGTTACAGAAGCAACGCGTTGGAAAGTACCGCTTCGCTACCTCAGCATCAAGTTGCTGGAGGGGGACAAGGATGTGGAGCGACAGGTGAGACAACTGCGTGAGCAGGAGAAGATCCTGGCACGGCGCGACAAGGAGCGGGCATATATGGAGAAGCTGCTGCGGGAAGATCCGGAGTCGGCTTTTACCAACGCCCGTTACGGCTTCATCGCCGGGGGATTGAAAGAGACCCTGAGCGAGAAGACCCAGTTCGCCGACAGTACCAAACTGATAGACACCCTGGTGACGCACAAGTACCTGGGCTTCCCCCTCTTCTTCGTATTTCTTTGGTTGATGTTCGAGGCCACCTTCCGGCTGGGGGGCTATCCCATGGCAGCCATCGAATGGTTGGTGGAGCAACTGGGCAACCTGGTAAGAGGAAACATGGCAGAGGGACCACTCAAAGACCTGATCGTGGACGGCGTTATCGGCGGCGTGGGAGGCGTGATCGTCTTCCTTCCCAACATCGTGATCCTCTACCTCTTCATCGCCTTCATGGAGGACTCGGGCTACATGGCCCGGGCCGCCTTCATCATGGACAAGGTGATGCACCGCATAGGCCTCCACGGCAAGTCGTTCATACCCCTCATCATGGGTTTCGGCTGCAACGTGCCGGCCATCATGGCCACCCGCACCATCGAGAGCCGCAGCAGCCGTATGATCACCATGTTCATCGTCCCCTTCATGTCCTGCAGCGCCCGCCTGCCGGTATACATCCTCTTTGTGAGTGCCTTCTTCCCTTCGAGCGGGAGCCTCATCCTGTTGGGACTATACGCCTTCGGCATACTGATTGCGGCTCTCACGGCGCGGCTCTTCCGTGACACCCTTTTCAAGGAGGAGGAGACCCCCTTCGTGATGGAGCTGCCCCCCTACCGCATGCCCACGCTCAAGTCGGTCACTACCCACATGTGGGACCGCTCGCGGCAGTACCTGCAGAAGATGGGGGGTCCCATCCTGATCGGCTCCATCATCATCTGGTTCCTGGGCTACTTCCCCCACAACAAGGAACGCGAAGCTGCTTTCGACGGGCAGATCGCACAGGCAGAAATGCAGCACGCTGCGGGCAGCATCAACGAGGAAGAGCTCGAAGTGAAGATCAGCGAGATTGAACACAACCGCAACACAGAACACCAGGTAAACTCCTACATCGGACAGATCGGTCATTTCATGGAGCCGGTGATGCGGCCGCTCGGGTTCGACTGGAAGATATCAGTGAGCCTCCTTTCGGGGATGGCCGCCAAGGAGATCGTGATCAGCACCATGGGGGTGCTCTACACCGGTGACAGCGAAGACCAGCAGTCGCTGAAGGAGCGGCTGCAATCGGAGAGTTACGCCGACGGAACACCTGTCTTCACCCCGTTGGTGATCGCCGGGTTCCTGCTCTTCGTGCTGATCTATTTCCCCTGCATCGCCACCATCGTCGCCATCAAGGAGGAGTCACACTCCTGGGGATGGGCACTCTTCAGCGTCTTCTACTCCACCGGCCTGGCCTGGCTTGTCGCCTTCCTGGTCTTCCAGGTGGGGAGCCTGTTCGTGTAG